A genomic window from Anthocerotibacter panamensis C109 includes:
- the rpe gene encoding ribulose-phosphate 3-epimerase: protein MCAKSVVVSPSILSADFSRLGEEIRAVDEAGADWIHVDVMDGRFVPNITIGPLIVEAIRPVTQKIMDVHLMIVEPEKYVPDFARAGADIITVHCEHTASVHLHRALAQIKELGKMAGVSLNPSTPLSFIEYVLPLCDLVLIMSVNPGFGGQSFIPEVIPKIQKLRHMCDERGLDPWIEVDGGLKPSNTYRVIEAGANAIVAGSAVFKAPSYQEAIEGIRTSQRPRVAVGA, encoded by the coding sequence ATGTGTGCAAAATCCGTGGTTGTTTCGCCATCCATTTTGTCAGCGGATTTTAGCCGCTTGGGCGAGGAAATCCGCGCTGTGGACGAGGCGGGAGCGGACTGGATTCATGTGGATGTGATGGATGGACGTTTTGTCCCTAACATCACGATTGGTCCGCTCATCGTCGAGGCGATCCGCCCGGTGACCCAAAAGATTATGGACGTGCATCTGATGATTGTGGAGCCGGAGAAGTATGTCCCTGACTTTGCGCGAGCAGGTGCGGACATTATCACGGTCCACTGTGAGCATACGGCCTCTGTGCACCTCCATCGGGCTCTTGCGCAAATCAAAGAATTGGGCAAGATGGCGGGGGTTTCACTCAATCCCTCGACACCCCTTAGCTTTATCGAGTATGTCCTGCCCCTGTGTGATCTGGTGCTCATCATGTCGGTCAATCCTGGCTTTGGCGGGCAGAGTTTTATCCCGGAAGTGATTCCTAAGATTCAGAAGTTACGCCATATGTGCGATGAGCGTGGTCTTGATCCCTGGATCGAGGTGGATGGCGGGCTCAAGCCGTCCAATACCTATCGGGTGATCGAGGCTGGGGCGAATGCCATTGTGGCGGGTTCAGCGGTCTTTAAGGCCCCGAGCTATCAAGAGGCCATTGAGGGGATCCGTACTTCGCAGCGGCCTCGGGTTGCAGTAGGGGCCTAG